In a genomic window of Curtobacterium flaccumfaciens pv. betae:
- the rlmB gene encoding 23S rRNA (guanosine(2251)-2'-O)-methyltransferase RlmB yields MKNVSGSKKGRPGAVRTGRKGNKQVGSGGQGAQALEGRKPTPKAEDRPYHPAGKRKAAKDRFEAAKGRHGSSSTPQGRTGRPPARKTDDSELVTGRNSVLEALRTKTPSSTLYIASRIEVDDRVKEILALANHRGVPIIELMRPELDRITGHDSVHQGVALKVPAYQYAVSEDIVEQAFSRDQVPLLVALDGITDPRNLGAIIRSTAAFGGHGVIVPQRRSVGVTASAWKTSAGAAARTPVAMAPNLTQTLKSLKSMGLFVLGLDGDGDVELDGLELADRPIVIVVGSEGKGLSRLVTETCDAIVSIPISSATESLNAGIAASVTLWEVARRRRTA; encoded by the coding sequence ATGAAGAACGTCTCGGGAAGCAAGAAGGGTCGGCCCGGCGCCGTCCGCACCGGTCGCAAGGGCAACAAGCAGGTCGGGTCCGGCGGACAGGGCGCCCAGGCGCTCGAGGGCCGCAAGCCGACCCCGAAGGCCGAGGACCGCCCGTACCACCCCGCCGGCAAGCGCAAGGCCGCGAAGGACCGCTTCGAGGCGGCCAAGGGTCGTCACGGTTCCTCGAGCACCCCGCAGGGTCGCACGGGCCGTCCGCCGGCACGCAAGACCGACGACTCCGAGCTGGTGACCGGGCGCAACTCCGTGCTCGAGGCCCTGCGGACGAAGACCCCGTCGTCGACGCTCTACATCGCGTCGCGCATCGAGGTCGACGACCGCGTGAAGGAGATCCTCGCGCTCGCCAACCACCGTGGCGTGCCGATCATCGAGCTCATGCGCCCCGAGCTCGACCGCATCACCGGACACGACAGCGTGCACCAGGGCGTCGCCCTCAAGGTGCCGGCGTACCAGTACGCCGTGTCCGAGGACATCGTCGAGCAGGCGTTCTCGCGCGACCAGGTCCCGCTGCTCGTCGCGCTCGACGGCATCACGGACCCCCGCAACCTCGGTGCGATCATCCGCTCGACCGCGGCCTTCGGCGGACACGGCGTCATCGTGCCGCAGCGTCGTTCGGTCGGCGTGACGGCGTCGGCGTGGAAGACCTCGGCCGGTGCGGCGGCACGCACGCCCGTCGCGATGGCCCCGAACCTCACGCAGACCCTGAAGTCGCTGAAGTCGATGGGCCTGTTCGTCCTCGGCCTGGACGGCGACGGTGACGTGGAGCTCGACGGCCTCGAGCTCGCCGACCGTCCGATCGTGATCGTCGTCGGTTCCGAGGGCAAGGGCCTGTCGCGCCTGGTCACCGAGACCTGTGACGCGATCGTGTCGATCCCGATCTCGAGCGCCACCGAGTCCCTGAACGCCGGCATCGCCGCGAGCGTCACCCTGTGGGAGGTCGCGCGGCGCCGTCGCACCGCGTAG
- the cysS gene encoding cysteine--tRNA ligase: protein MTVRLYDSRAAAVVDLVPLVDGHVSVYVCGPTVQSSPHIGHLRSALVYDIWRRWLTHRGYRVTLVRNVTDIDDKVLDLAAGTDEEWFARAYRVELEFTAAYSALGILPPTYEPRATASVPQMHEIIQRLIDRGHAYAADDGSGDVYFDTGSWSDYGVLTRQRREDMVEAADADPRGKRDARDFALWKGAKPGEPSTANWDSPWGAGRPGWHIECSAMSRRYLGPAFDIHGGGLDLRFPHHENELAQSTAAGDPFASYWLHNGLVTVEGQKMSKSLGNSIFAADFLGSARPAVVRYFLGAAHYRSSIDHHEGSLAEAEAAYDRIAGFLERAETRLEGVHLADAPAVPEAFAAAMDDDLSVPQALAVLHETVRTGNAALDADDAETLGTAYHQVAAMVEVLGIDPRAAHWSGGGHDTSAGPLAALVERLVQERADARAARDFTAADRVRDDLAAAGITIEDTPSGTRWSIA, encoded by the coding sequence GTGACCGTTCGCCTCTACGACTCCCGCGCCGCAGCCGTCGTCGACCTCGTGCCCCTGGTCGACGGACACGTGAGCGTCTACGTCTGTGGTCCGACGGTGCAGTCGTCGCCGCACATCGGGCACCTGCGGTCCGCGCTCGTCTACGACATCTGGCGCCGGTGGCTCACCCACCGCGGGTACCGGGTGACCCTGGTGCGCAACGTCACCGACATCGACGACAAGGTCCTCGACCTGGCTGCCGGCACGGACGAGGAGTGGTTCGCCCGCGCCTACCGGGTCGAGCTCGAGTTCACCGCCGCGTACAGCGCCCTCGGCATCCTGCCCCCGACGTACGAGCCGCGGGCCACCGCGAGCGTGCCGCAGATGCACGAGATCATCCAGCGCCTGATCGACCGCGGGCACGCCTACGCCGCCGACGACGGCTCGGGTGACGTCTACTTCGACACCGGCAGCTGGTCCGACTACGGGGTGCTCACCCGGCAGCGGCGCGAGGACATGGTCGAGGCCGCCGACGCCGACCCGCGTGGCAAGCGCGACGCCCGTGACTTCGCGCTCTGGAAGGGTGCGAAGCCCGGCGAGCCGTCGACGGCCAACTGGGACTCCCCGTGGGGTGCCGGCCGCCCGGGCTGGCACATCGAGTGCTCGGCGATGTCCCGTCGGTACCTCGGCCCGGCGTTCGACATCCACGGCGGCGGGCTCGACCTGCGCTTCCCGCACCACGAGAACGAGCTGGCGCAGTCCACGGCCGCCGGGGACCCGTTCGCGTCGTACTGGCTGCACAACGGCCTGGTGACGGTCGAGGGTCAGAAGATGTCGAAGTCGCTCGGCAACTCGATCTTCGCTGCGGACTTCCTCGGATCCGCTCGTCCCGCCGTCGTCCGCTACTTCCTCGGTGCCGCCCACTACCGCTCGTCGATCGACCACCACGAGGGTTCCCTGGCCGAGGCCGAGGCCGCGTACGACCGCATCGCCGGGTTCCTCGAGCGCGCCGAGACCCGACTCGAGGGCGTCCACCTCGCCGACGCCCCGGCCGTGCCCGAAGCCTTCGCCGCGGCCATGGACGACGACCTCTCCGTGCCCCAGGCCCTGGCCGTGCTGCACGAGACCGTGCGCACCGGCAACGCCGCCCTGGACGCCGACGATGCGGAAACGCTCGGGACCGCGTACCATCAGGTGGCTGCGATGGTGGAGGTGCTCGGCATCGACCCGCGAGCCGCCCACTGGTCGGGCGGCGGCCACGACACCTCGGCAGGCCCGCTCGCCGCCCTCGTCGAACGCCTCGTGCAGGAGCGCGCGGACGCCAGGGCAGCACGGGACTTCACCGCGGCCGACCGCGTGCGCGACGACCTCGCCGCCGCGGGCATCACGATCGAGGACACGCCGTCCGGAACACGCTGGAGCATCGCCTGA